From Chryseotalea sp. WA131a:
GCTGCACAAAGGGTTGATGAAGCATTTTGATTTGCGTGTGCGCTTCAGTGAGATTGAATACACTTTGCGCATCATTGAAGATAACCTGAGCGTATTCAGAGAAATCTCGCATCAACGCGAAAGCAGCATATTGGAGTGGATTATTATCGCGTTGATTCTGGTGGAGGTCTTAAATTTGTTTGTTGATAAAATATTAAAATGAGTCATCGCCAAGGATTATTCCTCAACTTTGATATCAAGACCCAGCCCGATGAGGTAGCCTGCGGCCCTACGTGCCTGCACGCACTTTATGAGTTTTATAAAGACCCTATCTCACTTAAGGAAGTGGTGCAAGAAGTAAAGCAATTAAAGAACGGTGGCACCTTGGGCGTGATGCTCGGCAACCACGCCCTGAAGCGTGGGTACAAAGTGCATATCTATACTTACAACCTAACGGTATTTGACCCTACGTGATTTGAGCTGCCCCAAGGCAAAATCATCGCGAACTTGAAAAAACAAATGCGCTACAAGTTCAGGAGCAATAAACGAAAGGTGGCATCGAAAGCATACATCGAATTTTTGAAAGCGAGCGAAAAAATTTTTCATCATGAGCTAGACGAAAACCTAATTAAAAAATACTTAAAAGGTATTGAAGACAAAATTTTAAGAGATGAATTGTATGATATCATAATGGAAGTATTTTTGAATAAAATAAAGACAAAGTAATGACCCAGCCCACACGCATCCATTTGTTTCAAGGTTACGGAATTGAGCTAGAATACATGCTGGTCGATAAAGAAACATTGGCCATCAAGTCCATTGCTGATGAAGTGTTGAAACACGAGCTCGGAAGTTACGGAAGTGACTTTGAGAATGGTATGGTAACTTGGTCGAACGAGTTGGTGCTGCACGTGATTGAATTAAAATCAACTCGGCCAGAAAATAATTTCAATGCGCTAGAAAATGCTTTCGTGGATGATGTGCGGAGGATTAATGCCATCTTGTATAAATGGAATGCCATGCTCATGCCCACGGCTGCGCATCCGTTTATGAATCCGCTCACCGATACCAAACTATGGCCGCACGATAGCAACGAAGTATATGATCTGTACGATAAAATTTTTAACACCAAAGGCCACGGTTGGTCGAACTTGCAAAGCACTCATTTGAATTTGCCTTTTTATGACGATGAAGAGTTTGCCAAACTTCATGCTGCTGTACGTTTAATCTTACCCATTCTGCCTGCACTTTGTGCTAGCTCTCCTATTTTAGACGGAAGATTAACGGGCACGTTAGATACTAGGCTCAGCTATTATAAAACAAACCAATCCAAAATACCATCCATCACAGGTCGCGTCATTCCAGAAGCTATTTTTTCTAAACGAAATTATTTGAACCAAGTGTATGAAAAAATCAAAACCGACATTGCCCCTTACGACACAAAAAATATTTTAAATCCAATTTGGGTGAATTCGCGCGGAGCCATTCCTCGGTTTGATAGAGGCTCGATTGAAATACGGTTGATGGACATTCAAGAATGCCCAACGGCCGACATGGCAATAATTGAATTGGTCATTGAAACCTTAACGGCATTGACCAACAATAAATTCATTGACTTTGAAGAGCAAATGAAATACAAAACAGAAGGCTTGGTGCAGGTATATGCAAGAGTATTGACCACTGGGCTTTTTACAGAGATTGACGCCCCCGAGTACTTAAAGGTTTTTGGTCTTACAGCAACTTGCACCGTACGCGAACTTTGGCAAATAATTATTGATAAACTTGTTGCTGCGGGTAACACGGCATTGGAAAAATGGAAGCCAGAACTCTCCGTCATCCTCAAAGAAGGTTCACTTTCTGAACGCATCATCAAAGCACTCGACAACGATCACTCGCCCAAAGCGATTGCTAAAACTTATCGCCAATTGAGCGGTTGCTTGGCGCAGAATAAGATGTTTATACCGTAACTAGACTTTCCTTATCCTTGTAAAAGCAGAAAATCATAAACCCCGAAATATCAAAATGTCATTTTGATATTTCGGGGTTCGTATTTACCTTTGATGCATGATTAAGCGGAAAATAGAAAAGCAATTAAAGCAGCTGATCCAACAGTTTCCATCGGTTTGCGTATTAGGACCTCGGCAAGTGGGCAAAACCACCTTGGCGAAACGGTTAGCGCAAACAGTAAAGAAACCTGTTCTCTATTTAGACTTAGAGCGACCAACTGATAGATTAAAATTGCAGGATGCTGAGTCGTACTTGGCGCAACATGCAGATAAGTGCGTGATCATAGACGAGGTACAATTTATGCCCAGTCTCTTTCAAGTACTGAGACCGTTGATTGACGATAAGCGACTGGCCGGTCGATTTTTATTGACAGGCTCTGCTTCGCCTGAATTGATAAAAGGAGTTTCAGAATCATTAGCTGGAAGAATTGGATATGTAGAGTTATCACCTTTTACGTTTTTGGAAACAGGCAATAAACCCATACTAGAAAAGCATTGGTTCAGGGGTGGCTTTCCATCTTCCTATTTATCAAAGCGTGCTGATAGCTCTATTCGGTGGCTAGATTTTTTTATTAAATCCTATTTGGAAAGAGATCTAAATATGATTTACAATATCAACTTCACTAGGAGTACCATGCAAAAAATGTGGACGATGATCGCACACTTTCATGGCAATATTTTGCAATCAGAAAATTTTGCTCGATCATTAGGTGTAACAGGCCCTACAGCTACTCGGTACTTTGATTTTTTGGAAGGGGCGTTCATCATTCATCGGCTACCAGCATACTCACATAACTCCAAAAAAAGATTGGTCAAATCGCCCAAGCTTTACTTGAGAGATTCAGGTGTGCTGCATCGGCTTTCTCACTTTTCCGATATGGAAGACCTGAAATCGAACGTGATTGTAGGCAATTCTTGGGAGGGATATGTGATCGAGCAAATACTCAACACCAAACCCGATTATTTGCGGATC
This genomic window contains:
- a CDS encoding ATP-binding protein, whose translation is MIKRKIEKQLKQLIQQFPSVCVLGPRQVGKTTLAKRLAQTVKKPVLYLDLERPTDRLKLQDAESYLAQHADKCVIIDEVQFMPSLFQVLRPLIDDKRLAGRFLLTGSASPELIKGVSESLAGRIGYVELSPFTFLETGNKPILEKHWFRGGFPSSYLSKRADSSIRWLDFFIKSYLERDLNMIYNINFTRSTMQKMWTMIAHFHGNILQSENFARSLGVTGPTATRYFDFLEGAFIIHRLPAYSHNSKKRLVKSPKLYLRDSGVLHRLSHFSDMEDLKSNVIVGNSWEGYVIEQILNTKPDYLRIYYYRTHDGAETDVVLEKGNKVVACIEIKYSNASILSKGFYIGLQDLKCKSGFVITPASEDYVNGQGVRFCSLMDFLKKYLVAL
- a CDS encoding glutamate--cysteine ligase yields the protein MTQPTRIHLFQGYGIELEYMLVDKETLAIKSIADEVLKHELGSYGSDFENGMVTWSNELVLHVIELKSTRPENNFNALENAFVDDVRRINAILYKWNAMLMPTAAHPFMNPLTDTKLWPHDSNEVYDLYDKIFNTKGHGWSNLQSTHLNLPFYDDEEFAKLHAAVRLILPILPALCASSPILDGRLTGTLDTRLSYYKTNQSKIPSITGRVIPEAIFSKRNYLNQVYEKIKTDIAPYDTKNILNPIWVNSRGAIPRFDRGSIEIRLMDIQECPTADMAIIELVIETLTALTNNKFIDFEEQMKYKTEGLVQVYARVLTTGLFTEIDAPEYLKVFGLTATCTVRELWQIIIDKLVAAGNTALEKWKPELSVILKEGSLSERIIKALDNDHSPKAIAKTYRQLSGCLAQNKMFIP